From Spirosoma aerolatum, one genomic window encodes:
- a CDS encoding aspartyl protease family protein, translating to MKTLLLALGLLLSGWVARGDDNRREPDKDRYGFFIAGNRTWTRIPFQLHSNLIVVPVRINDSDTLNFILDTGVANTIITDPAAFAKQKLQLTRKVKISGAGEGGSLTASIAIDNSLTMGGLRASHHNLVILDEDILKLSEYVGAPVHGIFGYEIFANFVVNVDFQRHELMIMKPGRYKYSKHKGDRYPITIQDTKAYTDALSVFDGEKTLPLRVVLDTGAGHALLLDRSRSTAAMPIPEKSIRAQLGRGLNGVINGSVGRIQKIRFGRYEMDNILASFPDSMAFGMKLVNMPERQGNVGCELLRRFNVTFNYPDQYIVMKPVKRLMRESFEHDMSGLELRAKGESFRTYYVDKILDGSPAAAAGLVEGDELLFINNTSARDMTISEIYKILQKGEGREISLVARRNGQLIIAHFALKRLI from the coding sequence ATGAAAACGCTGTTGCTGGCCTTAGGGTTGTTACTGTCCGGTTGGGTTGCGCGGGGGGATGATAACCGACGTGAGCCCGACAAAGATCGGTACGGCTTTTTTATTGCTGGAAATCGGACCTGGACTCGTATTCCGTTTCAGCTTCATTCAAATCTGATTGTTGTGCCAGTACGGATCAATGATTCGGATACCCTGAACTTTATTCTGGATACTGGGGTCGCCAACACAATTATTACTGACCCAGCAGCTTTTGCAAAGCAGAAACTTCAACTAACACGTAAGGTTAAGATTAGTGGCGCTGGAGAGGGTGGGAGTCTGACGGCTTCTATTGCTATTGATAATAGCCTGACGATGGGTGGCTTACGGGCATCGCATCATAATCTGGTTATTCTGGACGAAGATATTCTCAAACTGTCGGAATATGTGGGTGCGCCTGTGCATGGTATTTTTGGGTATGAAATCTTTGCCAATTTTGTGGTTAATGTTGATTTTCAGCGCCATGAGCTAATGATCATGAAGCCAGGGCGCTATAAATACAGCAAGCATAAAGGCGATCGTTACCCCATCACCATTCAGGATACCAAGGCCTATACCGATGCGCTGTCGGTATTTGATGGCGAGAAAACCTTGCCGCTGCGTGTCGTTCTGGATACAGGGGCTGGCCACGCACTCCTGCTCGATCGGTCACGTAGTACGGCCGCTATGCCAATTCCAGAGAAAAGCATTCGGGCGCAACTGGGTCGCGGGTTAAACGGGGTCATCAATGGGAGCGTAGGGCGGATTCAGAAAATTCGGTTTGGGCGTTACGAAATGGATAATATTCTGGCGTCGTTTCCCGACAGTATGGCTTTTGGGATGAAGCTCGTCAATATGCCCGAGCGACAGGGTAACGTAGGCTGCGAGTTGTTACGTCGGTTTAACGTCACCTTCAATTATCCCGATCAGTACATCGTGATGAAGCCCGTTAAGCGACTGATGCGCGAGAGCTTCGAGCACGATATGAGCGGTCTGGAGCTTCGTGCCAAAGGAGAGAGCTTCCGTACCTATTATGTCGATAAAATTCTGGATGGGTCACCAGCCGCAGCGGCTGGGCTGGTAGAAGGAGATGAGCTATTGTTTATCAATAATACATCGGCCAGAGATATGACCATCAGTGAAATCTACAAAATACTACAGAAAGGCGAGGGCAGAGAAATATCACTGGTTGCCCGTAGAAATGGGCAGCTTATTATTGCCCATTTTGCCCTCAAGCGGTTGATTTAG
- the tpiA gene encoding triose-phosphate isomerase, which yields MRKKIVAGNWKMNKTTDEAMALVSEVVDKVNAEVTGDVTVVLCPPAVYLATARQAIPSGGSIALGAQNCHEKASGAYTGEISAPMLQSIGVDYVILGHSERREYFGETNAQLAAKVNIALENGLTPIFCCGESRDLRENGDYIGFVKNQITESLFHLSAESFAKVVIAYEPIWAIGTGLTASAAQAQDMHFELRQHIASQYGDSIAQDISILYGGSANAQNAAELFAQTDVDGGLIGGASLKAPDFITVIKAAQ from the coding sequence ATGCGTAAAAAAATAGTTGCTGGCAACTGGAAGATGAATAAGACGACCGATGAGGCTATGGCCCTTGTATCGGAAGTAGTCGACAAGGTGAATGCTGAAGTAACGGGTGATGTTACGGTTGTACTGTGCCCACCCGCTGTTTATTTAGCTACAGCCCGGCAAGCAATACCATCGGGCGGCTCCATCGCGCTTGGTGCTCAGAACTGCCATGAGAAAGCCTCAGGGGCTTACACGGGTGAGATTTCGGCCCCCATGTTGCAATCGATTGGCGTTGACTACGTCATTCTTGGCCACAGTGAACGCCGGGAATACTTCGGGGAGACCAACGCTCAATTGGCCGCCAAAGTAAACATTGCGCTGGAAAACGGCCTGACGCCTATTTTTTGCTGTGGCGAATCCCGCGATCTTCGCGAAAACGGTGATTACATTGGCTTCGTAAAGAATCAGATTACCGAAAGTCTGTTCCATCTGTCGGCCGAGTCGTTTGCAAAGGTCGTTATCGCCTACGAACCGATCTGGGCTATCGGTACTGGCCTGACAGCGTCGGCAGCCCAAGCACAGGATATGCACTTTGAACTTCGTCAGCATATTGCCAGTCAATACGGCGATTCTATTGCCCAGGACATCAGCATTTTATACGGTGGTAGTGCCAATGCCCAAAATGCCGCCGAACTGTTCGCCCAGACCGATGTAGACGGTGGTTTAATCGGTGGTGCGTCTCTAAAAGCTCCCGACTTTATTACAGTTATAAAAGCAGCACAATAA
- a CDS encoding cupin domain-containing protein — translation MTAAYYVRAFNMAPHPEGGYYAETYRSPERIGRTALPSRFSGERSFCTAIYFLLEQKDFSAFHRIQSDEIWHFYAGGPLEVFIIHPDGTLRIIRLGNNPDQGEVFQDVVPAGCWFGSKPADGTEFSLVGCTVAPGFDFADFELADRNQLLQEFPQHREIIEKLNPAGPQERF, via the coding sequence ATGACAGCCGCCTACTACGTTCGGGCCTTCAACATGGCTCCACATCCCGAGGGCGGGTATTACGCTGAAACGTATCGATCACCCGAACGAATTGGGCGCACAGCCCTACCGAGCCGATTCAGTGGTGAGCGATCGTTTTGCACCGCCATTTATTTCCTACTGGAACAAAAGGACTTTTCTGCATTTCACCGTATCCAATCCGACGAGATTTGGCATTTCTACGCAGGAGGCCCACTAGAGGTGTTTATTATACATCCCGACGGTACGCTTAGGATAATTCGATTGGGTAATAATCCTGATCAGGGAGAGGTGTTTCAGGACGTAGTGCCCGCAGGATGTTGGTTTGGCTCAAAACCAGCCGACGGAACTGAATTCTCGCTGGTAGGTTGTACGGTAGCGCCCGGTTTCGATTTCGCCGATTTCGAACTTGCCGACCGAAACCAGTTACTACAGGAATTCCCCCAGCACCGAGAAATCATTGAGAAACTAAATCCCGCCGGGCCGCAGGAGCGGTTCTGA
- a CDS encoding RNA polymerase sigma factor: MEPKPYPDRHADLVKRCQQGERRAQYELYQHYVKAMYNVCLRILNHEAEAEDVLQEAFMDAFSHISSFRGQSTFGAWLKQIVVNRAINHLRSRRLELVDMESNRFGEDDGPDFADPEPYDEDGVQLEVDRVRRAMQLLPEGYRVVLSLYLFEGYDHEEIGNVLNISETTSRTQYLRGKKRLLELLN, encoded by the coding sequence TTGGAACCTAAACCGTACCCCGACCGCCATGCTGATCTGGTCAAACGCTGCCAACAGGGCGAGCGACGGGCGCAGTATGAACTTTATCAGCATTACGTAAAGGCAATGTATAACGTTTGCCTGCGGATTCTGAATCATGAAGCCGAAGCTGAAGATGTATTGCAGGAAGCCTTTATGGATGCATTTAGTCATATAAGCTCGTTTCGGGGCCAGAGTACATTCGGGGCCTGGTTGAAGCAGATTGTAGTGAATAGGGCTATCAACCATCTTCGAAGCCGTCGGCTGGAGTTGGTCGATATGGAGTCGAATCGATTTGGCGAAGATGATGGGCCTGACTTTGCCGACCCCGAACCGTATGACGAAGATGGGGTTCAATTAGAAGTAGATCGGGTCCGAAGGGCCATGCAACTGCTTCCAGAGGGCTACCGGGTGGTGCTATCGCTTTATTTATTTGAAGGGTACGACCACGAAGAAATAGGCAACGTGTTAAATATCAGTGAAACAACATCCAGAACGCAGTACTTACGAGGAAAAAAACGTTTACTTGAATTGTTAAACTAG
- a CDS encoding ATP-dependent helicase, translating to MVDYISGLNDPQRQAVMHGDGPLMIIAGAGSGKTRVLTYRIAYLIENGIDPFRILALTFTNKAAGEMRHRIEKVVGTEARNIWMGTFHSVFAKILRIEARAIGYTSNFSIYDTDDSKSLLRSIIKEMGLDDKVYRVNSVFSRISGAKNRLIGPDDYLNNAVIQADDESARMPHIGRIYKQYSVRCFAANAMDFDDLLFNTNVLFRDHLDILNKYQHKFQQVMVDEFQDTNISQYLITRKLAAVHQNICVVGDDAQSIYAFRGANIENILNFQRDYGKENVKIVKLEQNYRSTKTIVEAANSIIARNKQQLEKHVFTDNEEGPLIDVIKASSDNEEGRLVASAIFETKMNESLTNNDFAILYRTNAQSRAFEEALRKMSIKYRIIGGLSFYQRKEIKDLIAYLRFTVNQQDEEAFKRIINLPKRGIGDTTVAKISVIAAEKQDSIWEIVSEITKHVAGRSAIAIEGFADLIKSFKLLLDQKDAYEVASHIAKASGLLKELYEDKTVEGLARYENVQELLNAIKEFVDNPDNEEKSLAAFLQSVSLLTSADEKEDDGDNDKVTLMTIHAAKGLEFKNVHIVGMEEDLFPSQMMLESRNDLEEERRLFYVAITRAEKRLTMSYAETRYHYGRLKMCEPSRFLMEIDQRYLKMSKLRSAPSRMDFDRPERDRSESTSTGSMAFVRSLAQKTARTQTPQTAATHTPSPDFAPSNTADLASGQRVEHAKFGFGTVKQVDVNGTERKATILFDVVGEKTLLLSFAKLRVVT from the coding sequence ATGGTTGATTATATTTCTGGATTGAATGACCCACAGCGGCAGGCCGTTATGCACGGCGATGGACCGCTTATGATTATTGCCGGTGCTGGTTCGGGAAAAACCCGCGTACTAACCTATCGGATTGCTTACCTGATTGAAAACGGCATTGACCCCTTTCGGATTCTGGCCCTTACGTTTACCAACAAAGCGGCTGGTGAGATGCGTCACCGGATCGAAAAAGTGGTTGGGACGGAAGCCCGCAACATCTGGATGGGGACCTTCCACTCCGTTTTTGCCAAGATTCTTCGGATCGAAGCCCGCGCCATTGGCTATACCAGCAACTTCTCCATTTACGATACCGACGACTCAAAATCCTTGTTGCGCAGCATCATTAAAGAAATGGGGCTCGACGATAAAGTGTACCGTGTCAATAGTGTGTTTTCCCGGATTTCAGGCGCTAAAAACCGACTGATAGGGCCAGACGATTATCTTAATAACGCTGTGATTCAGGCAGATGACGAGTCGGCTCGGATGCCACATATCGGCCGAATTTACAAGCAGTACAGTGTTCGCTGTTTTGCTGCCAATGCCATGGATTTCGACGATCTGCTGTTCAACACCAACGTACTCTTCCGCGATCACCTGGATATTCTGAATAAGTACCAGCATAAGTTCCAGCAGGTGATGGTCGATGAGTTTCAGGATACGAACATTTCGCAGTACCTGATTACCCGCAAACTGGCGGCTGTTCATCAGAACATCTGTGTAGTGGGCGACGATGCTCAGAGTATCTATGCCTTCCGGGGAGCCAACATCGAAAACATCCTGAATTTCCAGCGCGATTATGGCAAAGAGAATGTCAAGATCGTGAAGCTGGAGCAGAACTACCGCTCAACCAAAACGATTGTTGAAGCGGCCAATTCGATCATTGCCCGCAATAAGCAGCAACTGGAAAAACACGTTTTCACTGACAATGAAGAAGGGCCACTGATCGATGTAATCAAAGCCTCTTCGGATAACGAGGAAGGCCGTCTGGTGGCATCGGCCATTTTCGAAACCAAAATGAACGAATCGCTGACCAACAACGACTTCGCCATTTTGTACCGCACCAACGCACAGTCACGGGCCTTTGAAGAAGCCTTGCGCAAGATGAGCATCAAGTACCGCATTATCGGTGGCCTGTCGTTCTATCAGCGTAAGGAAATTAAAGACCTGATCGCTTATCTGCGCTTTACCGTCAACCAGCAGGATGAAGAAGCGTTTAAACGGATCATTAATCTGCCGAAACGCGGTATTGGCGATACTACCGTGGCGAAAATCAGTGTGATAGCCGCCGAAAAGCAAGACTCGATCTGGGAAATAGTCTCCGAAATCACCAAACACGTTGCTGGCCGTTCTGCTATTGCTATTGAGGGCTTTGCCGATCTGATCAAGAGTTTCAAGCTACTCCTCGACCAGAAAGACGCCTACGAAGTGGCATCGCACATTGCCAAGGCATCGGGGCTGTTGAAAGAATTGTATGAAGACAAAACCGTGGAAGGGCTGGCCCGCTATGAAAACGTACAGGAATTGCTGAACGCCATCAAGGAGTTTGTCGATAACCCGGATAACGAAGAGAAAAGTCTGGCCGCGTTTTTGCAATCAGTCTCGTTGCTAACCTCTGCTGACGAAAAAGAGGATGACGGTGATAATGACAAAGTAACGCTGATGACCATTCACGCAGCCAAAGGACTGGAGTTTAAAAACGTACACATCGTCGGTATGGAAGAAGACCTGTTTCCCAGCCAGATGATGCTTGAAAGCCGAAACGATCTGGAAGAAGAACGGCGGCTCTTTTACGTAGCGATTACTCGTGCCGAAAAGCGGCTGACGATGTCGTATGCCGAAACGCGTTATCATTACGGACGACTGAAAATGTGTGAACCCAGCCGATTCCTGATGGAAATCGACCAGCGGTATCTGAAAATGTCGAAACTACGCTCAGCTCCCAGTCGGATGGATTTCGATCGGCCCGAACGCGATCGTAGCGAAAGCACCTCGACGGGTTCGATGGCGTTTGTACGGTCGCTGGCGCAGAAAACCGCCCGTACACAGACGCCACAAACAGCCGCTACGCATACACCCTCGCCTGATTTTGCACCAAGCAACACCGCTGATCTGGCTTCGGGCCAACGCGTTGAACACGCTAAGTTTGGATTTGGAACCGTAAAACAGGTCGATGTAA